The bacterium nucleotide sequence TCATTTGCGAGGCAATCCCTGGAGAACTTGACCACTTTAAGGTTTATACTCCGGCAACCGCCACTGTTAGCACACCATTTGAACTTGAGGTAATTGCATTAGATGAAGATAGTTGGATAAAGACTGACTATCAAAACACAGTAAAACTCTCTGTTGACAAAGGGAATATTTCTCCAACTGAAGTAAGCAATTTTGTAAATGGGATTGCTACCCTATCCATTACATTAGATACACCCTGCACTATAACCATTACAGCAAAGGATAAAGATAAACTTGGAACAGCCACCATATTTATAGAAGGCCCTTATGTTACCATAAAAAAGGAGGTAAGGAATATAACCCGTAACACAGGTTACGAGGAAAACATAGATGGTATTGCTGGCGACAGGCTTGAATACAGGCTTGTCTTAACCAATACAGGGAATAAAACAGCCAATTTTGTTGTTGTGATAGATGTCCTGCCAGATGGGGTTGTTTATGAGGCAAATTCAATCAAGATTGATGATAAATCTCAAACAGACGAATGTGATAGTGATAAGGCTAATTTTATATCCAATACAATCACAATTGGTAAGGATAAAGGTGAAACCACAGGCAATGGGGAAGAGATTAGTATCCCTCCCTCTGGCACAGTAACCATTCTTTACCAAGTGAGGATAAAAAAATGAATATGTGTAAAAAGAAGGCACAAACTGAGTAAGGGCACAAAGTTTTAATGGTTTTGAATTTTGAGTTTTTTGAGGGTATAATTATGTAATAAAAGGAGAAAGATATGAACTGGAGAGAAAGAATAACAACAGACCCATTTGTATGCCATGGGAGGGCTTGTATTAAAGGAACTCGCATAATGGTGTCAGTTATATTGGATAACTTAGCAGAAGGTATAGATGAAAATGAAATTTTAAAAAGTTATCCCTCAATTAGTCCTGAAGATATTAGAGCCGCTATAGCTTATGCAGCGGAGCTATCTAGCGAAAGACTAGTATCTGTAGCATAGCAAATGCAGTTTAAGATAGATGAAAATCTACCAATTGAAGTTGCAAAGTTGCTTGTCAATGCTGGCTATGATGCAAAAACTGTAAAAGAGCAACAATTGCAAGGAGTAGAAGATTCTATTCTTGCAGAATTATGCAAAAGCGAACATCGTATTCTGGTAACATTAGATACAGATTTCTCAGACATCAGGGCATATCCACCAGAGGAATTCTCTGGCATTATTGTTCTACGGCTTAAAACCCAGGCAAAACATTATATCGTTAAGGTTATGAAGGGTATCATTCCCCTTATTGTTCGTGAACCTTTAAGACAGCATTTGTGGATTGTTGAAGAAATCAAGATTCGTATCCGTGGCAGAAATGATGAATAATACAGCATTGTCAAAAAGCTTGGAAAAATGCTCATTAAGAAATAGCAAAAAATGATACAGAAAACAGAAGAAAGGGAGGAGGGAAAACAGGGAGCAAAATCCAAAATTGACTCCTTCTACTCCCTTGTTCTGCATTCTATTAAGACAAGGAGGGTTAAAAAGGTGAATGGTTACAAAAAATTAATCTTTGTAAAAAGGAGGTGATAAAAAATGAAAAGGATAGGGGTATTTGCATTTCTGCTTCTTCTTCCCGTTGTTTCTTTTGGGACATCCACATTGACGAATGTAGCAGAGCTCTCTTATGAGGATGAAGGTAGCAACACATACACAGGTTCTGATACCGCCAAAATAGTGGTCTTGTCTCTGCCAAATGTATCCATCCAAAAGCTGGTTAAAAATATAACCAGGCAGGGAGCATTTCAGAATGAGGTAAACGGGGCAAGCGGTGATTTGCTTGAGTACCAAGTAACATTGCAGAATACAGGCGAAGACAATGCCAGATATGTAGTGGTTGAGGATGTGCTATCTGGAAGTCTAACCTTCCAGGAAAACAGCTATGGAACAGGAAAGGGGATTGAGGTAAGCACAGAAACAACAATTTCCTGCACCAATGCAAAGGATGGCGATATGGCAAACTTTAGTGACAGCAAAATCATTGTTGGCAAGAATAAGCAAGCTAACAATGGAAACACGGTTGAGCTAATTATTGCTCCTGAAAAAACAGCCATTATTCGCTATCAAGTGAAGATTAAGTGAAATGTTAAGGATATGTCTATGGTTAATCCTAGGAGGGGTCATTTTATGCCCTAAATGGGCACGAGCTTTCCTTGTTACAAACACAGCCTCTCTTACCTATACAAATTGTTCAGGGATGGATTTTTTAGCAAAGATGTCCACAGCCACATTAAGGCTGATTCCACAATCAGCAAAGATTATTAGACCTGGCACAGGAACTTCCTTATCGGGTGAGCTAGTGGTTGAGGTTTTGGAAAACCAGAGTTTTTCCTCAGTGGATTTTAGGTATCGTAAAGTTGGCACAACAACATGGACAGCCATCTCCACAGAAAGTTCCATTTTTTCCTCTATTTTTCTTACAATATGGGATACCCTTGCCCTTTCAGAGGGTCTTTATGAGCTTTCTGCTATCTCTAAGGATAATGATGGAATACCTGACCCATCACCCCCTGTCATTACACTTACCATAGACCATTTGAGCAATGACTATGTTGAGGGGATAGTAAAGAAAGGCACAGGCACAACCATAAGAAAGGGGAATAATATCTCTCTCTATTTACCTGAAGACACAGTAAATAGTGATACAGTCCTTAAGATTGCGAGGGCATATTGCCCTTCACCCCCATCTTCAAGCATCTTTGCTGGCATAGCTATTGATATTAGCCTTGAGAATGGCCAGAGCATTCTCAATAAGGAGATTACCCTAACCATAGAATATGAAGATAACGATAATGATGGAATAATTGACAATACCTCAATCCAGGAAAGCTCCCTCTCCATTTATGAGTATAAAAATGGCACCTGGGAAAAGCTTATAACCCAAGTAGATACCAATAATAACCTCTGTTTCGCAAAAACAGGAAACTTAAGCCTTTTTGCCTTATTGGCAA carries:
- a CDS encoding T9SS type A sorting domain-containing protein, with translation MLRICLWLILGGVILCPKWARAFLVTNTASLTYTNCSGMDFLAKMSTATLRLIPQSAKIIRPGTGTSLSGELVVEVLENQSFSSVDFRYRKVGTTTWTAISTESSIFSSIFLTIWDTLALSEGLYELSAISKDNDGIPDPSPPVITLTIDHLSNDYVEGIVKKGTGTTIRKGNNISLYLPEDTVNSDTVLKIARAYCPSPPSSSIFAGIAIDISLENGQSILNKEITLTIEYEDNDNDGIIDNTSIQESSLSIYEYKNGTWEKLITQVDTNNNLCFAKTGNLSLFALLASLPPNLDNLLVFPNPFKKYNHKAIRFANLPLNSSISIFTISGELVMMRENVSSSFSWDIRNNKGEEVAGGVYIWVISDGGNKKRGRVGIIK
- a CDS encoding DUF433 domain-containing protein, with the translated sequence MNWRERITTDPFVCHGRACIKGTRIMVSVILDNLAEGIDENEILKSYPSISPEDIRAAIAYAAELSSERLVSVA
- a CDS encoding DUF5615 family PIN-like protein, with protein sequence MQFKIDENLPIEVAKLLVNAGYDAKTVKEQQLQGVEDSILAELCKSEHRILVTLDTDFSDIRAYPPEEFSGIIVLRLKTQAKHYIVKVMKGIIPLIVREPLRQHLWIVEEIKIRIRGRNDE